DNA sequence from the Arthrobacter crystallopoietes genome:
AAAATCGTCATCCCCCATTCCCACTGCTCGGAACATTCCACGTGCCGGGGCTGCGTGAATGCCGTCGGTGACTACCCGGCTACGGGGCTTGATATCAGGAGTTACGTCCGCGCTCATGACTTCGATTCTATGGCCAGCCCCGCTGCGCTCATGACCATGTGACACGGGGGCGCAACACAATGGAGCGGTTCCCTAGGATGGAAACATGCACCCTACTACGCCTACCAGCGACGAACTCAAGGACACCCTGCGCGGCATTTTCGACGCGCAGATTCCCAACCACGGCGACTACAACCTGGTTTTCGGCAGTGCAGGGGCGGACCGGGCGGCACAGTCGCCGACGGGTTCGAGGAAGGAACGGTATTACGTCATCGGTTATCGCTGGCGTCCGCAGGAGCTGATCATCGCGCCGTTCAACGGGCCCACCCTGACTGCGGGAAGCACCCCGGTGGCGATCAACATGACCAATCTCTCCCACGCCATCCAACTGGCGGAGGGTGACTACGAAGTCGGCACGAGCACGGGAAAAACCTTCCGGTTCACCGTCCGAACCCGCGGTCTCCTGCCGATTCCCGGACACGTTATCGAGCAGGACGACGACGAAGCGGATTTCCGCAGCTTCATGGCCGGCCTGCTCGAAGTCGCCTGAGTACTCGAGTTCGCCTGAGTGCTTAGGCGAAGGGCCCGGGCTGAACCAGGTTTTCCGGCAGCTCCCCCTCGGACAGCCGCTGCAGCTGGCCCTGCAGGAGCTTGACGATCCGGGGCCAGAACGCCGTAGTGTTGCCGCCCACGTGCGGGGCGATGATGATGTTTTCGGACTGCCAGAGCGGGTGGTCGCGCGGGATCGGTTCCGGGTCGAAGACGTCGACGGCGGCTTTGAGCCTGCCGCTGAGAACTTCCGCGGTCAGTGCCTCCGAATCGACCACGGCTCCCCGCGCAACGTTAACCAGCAGGGCGCCGTCGGGCATGGCGGCGAGGACTTCGGCGTCGATCAGCTGATGGGTGGAAGCATTGAGCGGGGTGATGACGATCATCACGTCGCACTTTGCGGCCAGCGCGGTAAGTTCGTCTGCGGCGTGCACCTGGCCCTCAGCATCCATCCGGGCGGTGTTCCCGACGCGCGTGAGCTCAACCTCGAAAGGCTGGAGCCGCCTGGCAATTTCCCGGCCGATACCACCGACCCCGACGAGCAGGACCCGGCTGTCGGCCAGCGACTGGCGCCGCACCGAGTTCCACACTGCCTTGGGCTGGTCCCGGACCATCTGGTCCACACCGCGCAGCGAAGCCAGCGTCAGCCCCACCGCCAGTTCCGCCGTGGCGGCTGCATGGACACCGGCGGCGCTGACCACGGCGACATCCGGTCCCACCAGCTCCGGCAGTCCGTCATAGCCCGTTGACTGTGTGTGGACCAGCTTCAGCCGAGGCAGGTCTTTCAACGCCTCCCAGTCGGTGCCCGCGGCATACGGCAGGATCACGGCTTCGATGTCGGCGGTGGCAATCCCCTGCGGCGGGTCCTGCAGGTCCCACACTCCCGCCTGCAGTCCGGAAGGCAGTGGGCCTACCGCCTCCAAGAGGGATGAATCCGGAAAGGTGACGGTGTTGATCAAAGTCTGCTGAGCCATGTTCGGAACTTTAGCCCGGCTGCCGCGGCGGGCCCAAAGCAGCCGGGCCCGCTGGGCCAGCACCTGGCTACCGGTTGCTATGGACATGCTCTGGGGCGGGAACTAACGTACGCATCAGACGATCCACGCCGCCAACCGAAGAAGGTCCCGTCATGGAATGGTTCATCTGGGTACTGATTGTCGTCATCGTCGCTGCGCTGTTGTGGTGGCTTTTCACCCGGGGCTCCTCTGCTGGACAGGTGCCGGCATCGAGCGGACCGCTGGGCCACGCACCGACCAACATGGCGCACGGGCCCTCCGATGCGGCCGCCCAGGCCCCTACGGTCGGCAGGATGGGCGTGACGGAGGATGACCCGAAGCCGCGGCAAGGCAATGTAGCGCATCGCTCCGAACCGGCGGCCGGCGGCGTCGCGGCCGGCGCGGCCACAGGCGGACTCATTGCCGGACATACCAATCAGACGGGCTCGAACGACAAGGGCCCTGAACCCATCGACGGCTGGATCGAGAGCGCAGCGGAAACAGCACACTCCGAACCGGCCGTCGAAGACAAGTACATCGAAGACTCCGACGCCCCGCCGCCTACACACGGCAAGCATGCCGCACCGGTAGAGCCGGATGCGCCCGCCGGTTCCTTCACCGGGAGCGCCGGAGA
Encoded proteins:
- a CDS encoding 2-hydroxyacid dehydrogenase yields the protein MAQQTLINTVTFPDSSLLEAVGPLPSGLQAGVWDLQDPPQGIATADIEAVILPYAAGTDWEALKDLPRLKLVHTQSTGYDGLPELVGPDVAVVSAAGVHAAATAELAVGLTLASLRGVDQMVRDQPKAVWNSVRRQSLADSRVLLVGVGGIGREIARRLQPFEVELTRVGNTARMDAEGQVHAADELTALAAKCDVMIVITPLNASTHQLIDAEVLAAMPDGALLVNVARGAVVDSEALTAEVLSGRLKAAVDVFDPEPIPRDHPLWQSENIIIAPHVGGNTTAFWPRIVKLLQGQLQRLSEGELPENLVQPGPFA